A single region of the Streptomyces sp. NBC_01381 genome encodes:
- a CDS encoding metallophosphoesterase: MIVIAHLSDTHIDDGHRSSERTRAVMDYLESLPYDLDAVLVTGDIADHALPAEYEQARSLLTSRHPVVICPGNHDERAAFRQFLLGQPPSAAPVNQVHRTADFVIALCDSSVPGKDEGFLEDETLAWLEDVLAQAPAEVPVLVGFHHPPTLLHVPFIDGVRQFGAERLAALTGRHPNLAAFLCGHAHTPAATTFAGRPLLVAPGVVSTLRLPWEQHTHPEDYVHLDQPPALAFHVWDDEGRLTTHYRCVIN, translated from the coding sequence GTGATCGTGATCGCTCACCTCAGCGACACCCACATCGACGACGGGCACCGCAGCTCCGAGCGCACCCGGGCCGTCATGGACTACCTCGAAAGCCTCCCCTACGACCTGGACGCGGTCCTGGTCACCGGAGACATCGCGGACCACGCCCTGCCCGCCGAGTACGAGCAGGCCCGCTCGCTGCTGACCTCCAGGCACCCGGTCGTGATCTGCCCCGGCAACCACGACGAACGTGCGGCGTTCCGGCAGTTCCTGCTGGGCCAGCCGCCCTCGGCGGCACCGGTCAACCAGGTGCACCGCACCGCCGACTTCGTCATCGCGCTGTGCGACTCCTCGGTGCCGGGCAAGGACGAGGGCTTCCTCGAGGACGAGACCCTGGCGTGGCTGGAGGACGTCCTGGCGCAGGCCCCGGCCGAAGTGCCCGTGCTCGTCGGCTTCCACCACCCGCCGACCTTGCTGCACGTCCCCTTCATCGACGGCGTCCGCCAGTTCGGAGCAGAGCGCCTCGCCGCGCTGACGGGCCGCCACCCCAACCTCGCGGCCTTCCTGTGCGGGCACGCCCACACGCCGGCGGCAACCACCTTCGCCGGACGCCCACTGCTGGTGGCACCGGGAGTGGTCTCCACGCTCCGGCTCCCCTGGGAACAGCACACCCACCCCGAGGACTACGTCCACCTCGACCAACCGCCCGCGCTCGCCTTCCACGTATGGGACGACGAGGGACGGCTGACCACCCATTATCGGTGCGTCATCAACTGA
- a CDS encoding PLP-dependent aminotransferase family protein has product MPNSWSSSRLDLLISLDAAGGRRSGLESALRAAIRQGRLPAGTLLPSTRGLAQELGLSRGTVSAAYAQLVEEGHLATRPGAGTKVAEAPQRAQAPASCPAPAPTTPRHDLRPGLPDVSAFPTRAWLAATRRVLNHARPEVFGAGDPQGRIELRNALADYLGRTRGVITTPDRIVVTSGYYQGLGLLSGVLSASGTHTAAVEDPGHNLFREVVQRAGLTTLPLPVDAHGACADVLTPGTGAVFLTPSHQYPTGVPLHPSRRRTLCAWACSTGGLIVEDDYDGEYRYDRQPVGALQGIAPDQVVYCGTASKTLGPALRLAWMVLPHHLVQPVMRAKQQADLYTETLGQLVLADLITTHAYDRHVRAARLRYRRRRELLLDRVAARPGLTAHGVPAGLHTLVTLPSDGPTEDQLLARCAHHGLALRGLTELHHDPADRPQGLLIGFAAPSERAYPAALDALFAALGRAQV; this is encoded by the coding sequence ATGCCAAATTCTTGGTCCAGTTCCCGGCTCGACCTGCTCATCTCCCTCGACGCCGCAGGCGGGCGGCGCTCCGGCCTGGAGTCCGCGCTCCGGGCGGCGATTCGCCAGGGACGCCTGCCCGCCGGGACGCTCCTGCCGTCCACCCGCGGGCTTGCCCAGGAACTCGGACTCTCGCGGGGCACCGTCAGCGCCGCCTACGCCCAGCTGGTCGAGGAGGGCCACCTCGCCACGCGTCCAGGAGCGGGCACCAAAGTGGCCGAGGCGCCGCAACGCGCCCAGGCCCCCGCGTCGTGCCCCGCACCCGCGCCGACCACTCCCCGCCACGACCTTCGCCCCGGGCTCCCCGACGTCAGCGCCTTCCCCACCCGAGCCTGGCTCGCCGCCACCCGCCGCGTGCTCAACCACGCGCGCCCCGAGGTCTTCGGCGCCGGAGACCCACAGGGCCGTATCGAACTGCGCAACGCCCTCGCCGACTACCTGGGCCGCACCCGCGGCGTGATCACAACCCCGGACCGCATCGTGGTCACTTCCGGCTACTACCAGGGCCTGGGCCTGCTCAGCGGCGTACTGTCCGCAAGCGGTACCCACACCGCGGCCGTGGAGGACCCGGGCCACAACCTCTTCCGCGAAGTCGTCCAGCGCGCCGGGCTCACCACCCTCCCTCTGCCCGTCGATGCCCACGGCGCCTGCGCCGATGTGTTGACACCGGGCACAGGAGCGGTGTTCCTCACCCCCTCGCACCAGTACCCGACCGGCGTTCCGCTGCATCCGAGCCGCCGCCGGACACTGTGCGCCTGGGCATGCTCCACAGGCGGCCTGATCGTCGAGGACGACTACGACGGCGAGTACCGCTACGACCGCCAGCCCGTCGGCGCCCTCCAGGGCATCGCACCCGATCAAGTCGTCTACTGCGGTACCGCGTCCAAGACGCTCGGCCCCGCCCTCCGTCTGGCCTGGATGGTCCTACCGCACCACCTGGTGCAACCGGTGATGCGGGCCAAACAGCAAGCCGACCTGTACACCGAGACCCTGGGGCAACTCGTCCTCGCCGACCTGATCACCACGCACGCCTACGACCGCCACGTCCGCGCCGCCCGCCTGCGCTACCGCAGACGCCGCGAACTCCTCCTCGACCGGGTAGCCGCCCGCCCCGGCCTTACCGCCCACGGGGTACCCGCCGGCCTGCACACCCTTGTCACTCTCCCCTCCGACGGCCCCACCGAGGACCAACTCCTGGCCAGGTGTGCCCATCACGGCCTCGCCCTGCGTGGCCTCACCGAACTCCACCACGACCCCGCCGACCGTCCGCAGGGCCTGCTGATCGGCTTCGCCGCCCCTTCCGAACGTGCCTACCCGGCCGCCCTCGACGCCTTGTTCGCTGCCCTGGGTCGAGCCCAGGTGTGA